One Dunckerocampus dactyliophorus isolate RoL2022-P2 chromosome 6, RoL_Ddac_1.1, whole genome shotgun sequence genomic window, ctttttcattcatttatgggaGCACAAAACCCCCAAACCTGAAACGGCgcaacccgaggaccacctgtactggaTTATGACCTTTCACTGTATTGATCTCAATTTATTGGATGGTGACAACAAAGGTGCTTATTTAAACATTAGAACCTCAGCCATTATTTGCCAGATATTCACAAACAATAGGGTTCTTGTGATAATGTAGATTTTAAATTGTGGCTGAAGACAAACATACAGATTTGCGCCCGCTATCTGATGCCATAGCATTCTTCGACATGGAGAAACATGAGGTTGGTTGCAAAATGCAACCTTAGTGCTGACGTAAATGAAGGCTAAGGCTATGAACACAGGCTGCAAAGTCACTGAAACACTGAAATTACTTCTTAGCAATTGAGTGACTTATTGTTTCTCCCAATGCAAGGGGTTTGCTGCGCCTCATGTCGCGTTGACATGCACAAGGCAGCCTGCGATGCTTTTATATATGGGGAGAATTTGACTGTAGAAGTAGAGTCCTAACATTCATATAGTAAAGGAATATATCACCTTGTGTTGGTTTCCTCACAGACTTTGTCCCCATCGACTTGGAGGAGTGGTGGGCTCAGCGCTTCCTTGCAAATATTGCAGGCCTGTCGTGACTGCTTTGAGACAAGACGGGAAACAATGTCTCTATGCTCCACCAGCGTAGGAACCACAAGGGTCAAGAAGGGGCTCCAGGATGCTCCGTGTGAAGAATCATCTGCCCTTTGGAACTTGATCTGATGCCTGGAGCTTTATGCTGCTTTAGGGAATACTGAgcgcacaaaaaaaaagccctgaTAATGTGTTGCTGCAAAAGGCTCCTCTCTTTACTTGAATAACACATTtgattgaaattatttttccttgttGAAGAGCTTCCCTTGTTCCTCAAGTGTGCTTCACTGTGTGTACTCTGGCTCATCTTTGGATATGAATCTACTGAagagcaaaaataaaatgtttttcagaACGCTGGCATGTTTGCATTGCAACAGAAAGTCATTATTCAACCCCCATTGTAAATACTATTGCTTTGCAAAGCTTAGAGTTTCAAAAGTTTTCAATGAaccagcaaaacaaaaacaatgtaaactGCTTAATACTTTAATATTACAAACGGTCGCTTAAGTTTATACATTTTGAAAGTAATTTACAATGGGAGTTCACTAATTTCAAGTGcaactgtatatattgtatgttcATGTCTTCATTCTTGCCAAGTGTGATGCCAAAATAGAAATGGCAAATCGAGAATAATTCGGCCAGGACCAAACAATCCTAATTAGTATCAGCAGTACAGCTATACTTACCTCCTGTATACTATATGCCTGAATGTTGCCTTCAGAATTCCTGCGTTACTCACTtaaaattaaagaaaatgttaCAATGTGCAACCTCACAATGTAAATATATCTGCACATTTCATCTGGACATTTTAACGCCTTTGCCGGTGTCCCAGCGCACCACTAAGTTAGGTGAAACTGGTTAGTTTTTACATTCAGCCTCAAGCATGTTCCTAACAAAGGTACAATTACTGTTTTGACAAATTCatgcaaaacatttatttttagtgaAAGCACGTTTTAAAATCTAACATTAGAAtacttaaaatacaaaaaacctGTCCTGAAGAAACATGCTTAAGTAGTAAAAACTGTTCCATTAGAAACCAAAACATAGTCCTTAAaaacatcttttcatttttcatatggCTTCCTCCCTACCTGTTTTCATTCTTAACATCACAGTTTTGGAGGTTGTGCTGGAGCACCTCTTTTCCCTGCTGCCTTTGCCTTTTTGCCTGTTTTCCTGACTCGCCTGCGAGAGGGTGCGGGCTGTCCTGGTTTAGCCGTGGTGAAGGTGATGCACTGGGTGTCCAGATAGTCCACCAGCTTGGCAGCTCCTAAGCGAATCCCTGCTGCTTTCAGACGCTCCTGGAGCTGAGACAGGACCAGAGGCTGATACTGAAGAATCTGATTGTACAAGTCAGAGTCGGACAGGATGAATGAGCGCACGGCCTGCAAGCGATCTTGGAGGCGTGTGGCTGCCTGGGAAGCTGAGATACCACCGTCGCTGTCAGAATCACCACCAGAGGAAGGACACAGCTCTGGGTTGGGCCTGCATGGAAAGGGGGGGGAAGTAGTTTTaaataggttgttttttgttttttactgctCCTCTTTTGCGTCATCGTGGGATGGCAAAAAAATTGTGACttaaaacaaaaagtgaaaatacattttcttcatGCAAATccttattaaaaatattaattcgTCCATTCAGAAAGTTTTGTGGGAATCAGTAACTCAACTAACAAATATCTCTTATCTTTGCACCTGGTGGAATAAAGCTCAGTTTTGTTTGACACAGAACAACAAATCACACcagccaaccttgaagaaatgtaaaaaagcgaaaaaaaataaacccgttatatactttatattcaaagacatgtttattattattagttattaataacatttcagctttttctcgctatattatgccttttgctgtattttgtccactctgtgagcaaccacaacttttTGCTTCGTAGCTTCCTTCATCGTGAGCGAGTGAATGGTAAAGAGAGAAGGGAGTGTTgctgcagctggaactaatcaatgcATTAcgacagtcatttttattgcaaatgttgacccgAAATTCGAGAAGACGTTCGCGGAAGTGGGCTGTATATACACACGGGAAATAATGTTGTACAAGCCAACCAATGACAGCCTTTATGGTCTGCAGGgttatacattttttggaagTGCACGTCACATTAAGCAAGAGAGATTGCTGTGGAAAGCAGGAGTCGGTGTTATGTACACTGCTTTCTTGACACAGGCATTATGCAAGTTTCACAGACTGACCTAAAAACTTAAACCAGTAAAATGCACAACATGTGTACCTGGAGCGAAgcgtacaagcgtattcaagggcCAAAATGTGTGCAGAGTACAAAAAATGCGTACACATTTTCAGGTTAGCAATACGTTTGTTATTGTAGTTGTAGTGAAGGCaacaataaacacattgttGTAACTCAACAAGGTGATGTGAGTGGTTTTACATGTTGCATACACTTTATACCTCTCAGATTCTTCGCTTGCAGTAGTTGAAGAGGCGTTGGAGTCTTGAGAGTTAGACAGCGGCTCCGTGTCCGCCTCTTCCCCTTTATCATGTTTCCCCGGAGATATGGCAGCAGGCACTCTGGGCTCCTTAAACTGGACTCTGTGGCAAGAAGAGCAGCCAGCGGCCGACGGCTTGGAGGGAGGGAGCTTTGTCTGGGCTTCGTCTTCATCTTCAGAGCTGAGCAGCTGGTGGGTGTACTGGTGAATCTCCTTCAGCTTGAGGATCATCTGCCGCTTTGGTAAGGCACGGACACCAAACCTGCATAGATGAGGAAAGTGGGATCTGTAAAGCCTCTGCTGCTACCCAAAGCATGGGGGTGCCAAAATGTAGTACAGTACCGATAAATATTTTGGTACCCTCTACAACTTTGATGGAACTGTGCATCCCAATGGCTGGGGCGCAATCTCACCTGTGGCTCCACTTTGGTTAGGGTCGACTCTGATCAACAGTTTCACTTTCCTTATCTTTGAACCAATTTCAAATGTTTGGTTAATAATTTTTCCCCGTGTCGCTGGTCAGCGTGAAAAGCACAGACCACCCCTGAATTAATGGTGGAAGTGTGAAAACGTGACAAACGGACTAACCTGTTGAGTTTGTTCTTGAGTTCGGGAGTATCCATATCAGAGTAGTTAGGCATGGGAGTGATGGGCTCCAGAGTGTGATGCCTTTTATTGTCAGAAGATGCTATAAAAGTTACagaagaaaaaatgcattacaTCGTTCCATCAATGCAACAGCTGAATCTTTGGTGCATTTATAATTGTTGTTTGTCAAAATCAGATCTGGTTtactttttgtactttttgctgCTGTTCAAAAGTACTTACATGGCGTTTTGAGCTGGGCAGGAGGCTTCAGCCTCTGAGACAGAGGAAGAATCTCCTCTTCGTCCTCCCCCCAGCTGTCCCATATGTTTGCAACCAGGACGCTGTCAGTCATCTCTGTCAGGTTACGAGTGGTGGGATGAGGTGGCGATGGCATGAAAGTGAGAGAATTTTTACTGGTAGATGGAAGCAGAGTAAGGATTTTGGGTGGACTGCAGCTACTCGTAAACGAGGCTGACCCGTTTACACGTCTTTCCCCAGGGTTCTGCTCTTGTCGGCTGGATCCTCCACTGTCATCCAGCCTCAAACTAAAGCAGCCTGGGTTCCCCGCTACGTCATCACAAGCGTCGAAGCCCCACGAGTCGTTGAAAGCAATTGGTGGCTCGTCCATGGGCATGAAGCTCTGCTCAAAACAAGACTGTTCGGCATCTGGCAGTCCAGTTTCACCTCTTGCTTCTACTTGCTCTCCCTCATTTTTGCTTCTCCTATCCAACTCTGCCTCTAATTTTTCTTCTTCACTTGTCATTCTACTCCTTGTCAGCTTACTGATTGGCCCAGCAGGACTTTCACTGGAGGGTTTACTGCGTTTCTGAACACTTGTGTGAGACGTACAAGAGGGTGGGTCAGAAGGGTCAGAAAAAGGGGAGAAATGCAAGCTCCCAAACTCCATCTTCTCGGGACTTTCAAAGGCTGACCCATGACCTTCTTCACTGAGGGACCTCTGGACATCAGGGGCTGTGCAGAGCAGCGAGGTGTCAGGCCTGACATGGTGCTGGAGCACGTCCGCGTGCAGAGGGGTGCTGCTGTAAGGCTTATTGCGGAGTAGGAGAGATGTCTCCTGCTTTGAGGAACTGTGATGATGAGAAAGGGTTGAGAGGTGCAAGGGTTTTGGGTTTGTAAACATTGGAGAGTCCACTTCTGGATTGTCCAGTTTCAACATGGCATCACTACCTCCCATTCGGCCAACATGCGTTGAAACACTCTTGGGTGCCTGAGGTCTGTTATTGAATGTTGATGACATTGAACTGTCATCTTTAGGGAACAGCTGTGTCCTACATATGCTGCTTTTGGTCTGAGTGGAACTGTCTCTGCTTGTTCTTGTGGGACTGCTGCAGACTGGCGTAGAAGGGATGAGCCAGGAAACCTCTGGAGAACAATCTACATTCATCTGTTCACTACCTAGAATGGGTTGATTAGGAGATGGTTCATGCTTCTCCTCTGAGGACACGCTAGGTTTTAAGTGAGTGTAGCTCTGCTTGCTTTCGGGACTGACCTTAGCCGCAGCGACCTCCATTTCCTCACTTGAGTCTGACAAAACTATCAGCTCTGGTTCTTTTTTGTGTCGTGAATTAGAAATCAGTGGGACGTGACTTTTTGGCTTTAAACATAACCAGTCTTTTTGAACAGCTGTTTCCTTGACACCAGGACTGCTGCAGTTACCTTCCTGATCTGGAGATACACCCGGGACAGGCAAGTTGGATGTATTGGGGGAAAGGTCACTGCCCACACTTGCTGAGGACTGAAGCAATGCTCTAGCAGACAGCTTTGATGAAGAAGAAGCATGAGGTGAAACGTTTTTCTGCCATTTAGAGATACTAGAGGAAGGATGGCAGAAGGAGGGTTCCTCCTCTTTGTAGACACCTTCAGTATCTGAGAAGAGGCGATTATAGCTGCTCTCCAAGCTATGATCTAGATGAGAGTCAAATTTCTGTGGGATTTTTTCACTATATTCTGCAGAAGTCCTTCTAGGTTCAGTCTGTTTGCTGAACACTCCTCCAtcatctctctcactctcttccATGCGCTCCTTCTCCTCATCCCTATTTCTCTGTGTGGCAGCAAACTCATAAATCTCATCCAGCTCTTCCTGATTCACTTGCTCGTCATGGATCTCTCGGTCGCTTAATGTGGCGTCAACAGCCTTTTCGAGACCGCTCTCGTCACCCCCATCTCCGTCCGCATCGTCATCATGGCTCCACATGGAGTTGAAGAGCGCCGTTAAGTCCTTGTCTGTACGGCTGCTGAGAGGCTCCACGTGGTTGGTGGAATCTCCGTCATCATACTCAGCTGAGGCATCCTCTGCGGTAAATTCACACAGCTGCTGCAGCTCTTGTAAATCAAACCTTAAAACAGGAGGAGAGAAGTTGGTTGGAgcagcatattattattattatcctccATACTGACCTGGATGCCAACTCCAGTACATGAGGCTGCAAAGATGATGGAAGGGAAAACCGGGCCGTGTAGAGGTACTGCAGCAGAACCAGCACCGCCTGTCCGGGCATATCACTGATCAACACCCTCTGAGCTGCAGGCATTCCCTCCTCTTGCACCCCAAACCCACTTTCATGCACCTGGAAGTAAGAACATCACCTCAAAATGACAGAACACTTTACAGCAATTATGAGTGCATGTTAAAGCTGTAGTCTGTTGTAATACGGTATGCAAAATGTTACCATTTGTGCCAGGAGGGGGCAGCGTGCATACACCATGAAGGAATGCGCAAAGAACACTTCCCCACTGTCCACCTGGAGTTGCAAGTCACTGAGCTGAGGGTTGTTAACCATGCTGCTAAGGTTTGATACCAATGTGGATAGTGGCACCTGAAGTAAAATGAAATGGGCGCGTCAGTTAGTCCAATAGGAAGAATTGCATTAATTTTGTAATATCCAAACTTTGGAGAACGGTCTTACGGATAGCTGGTTGATACACTCTTTAGCTGCTCCAGGCTGACATAATGACTTTCCTGCTTGGTCCTGGAGGTCATGTGAGGGGGTGTGTTCTGTTTCAGGAAAAAAGCCACTCACACAGAGGTCAGCCTTCTCATCTATAAGGAAGCCACTCACTTGGAGGTTTGTCGTCGAACTGTCTGTTGGAACATGAATGGCGACAACTTATGACAGGTAAAAGTGAGTATAAATTGTACATGCATatacggtggaaccttggttagcgctattaattcattcaatcccagccatttttcaaaagacaaccccttcagtaccgtccATTTTAGAGGATTTTGACCAATTTTtcagggcacacagaatattgtgttctatggctacatacacatggaacctaccaaaagaaagattacactcttgtctttcatcagaaaaaaaaaagtttgtttctacctttttccgttctttagtaatcagcagtagaacataggtaagtttcaggaaaatatcagttcccaacaaaagggaaaaacacacaaaatttgcaaaaaaaaatacatttcaatcatagctttcactttgacgtaaattttttgcttttgtgacacctgaaatatctaaacaactataccacaacataaacaacacaaaaaaggttgttttacatcaaaataacaatttatttacaaatataatatcATGAACTATtttcaattttcacatttagaactaaactgcgtgtgcacgcgtgtgcgtgcatgcgttaaaatttccctacaatgcgtagcCTTCTGcaggctacactcctccatgctcttccacttcctccttgctgttaaTACTTGCCACGCCGgcctcttatcaaatgcacttctttgTTTTTATGGCTCAAAACTGCTTTAACAatgacatctattagtgtgcacttgtgtcactacctctttttgcctcttgcgcaaaaaaacccCGTAAaagacttatttatgtctttgggatcgggcattttaaaaatcataaataggtataaaaaacatataaatacgtctttggtattgaatgagttaatattctAAAATACAGCATGACAAACTatatttgtttttacctttACCAGGACAAGGAGCAGTGTGGTGGTAATGGGCATGAGCTGTGATATCATCAGCCAGCTCCACCAGGTCTTTCAGGGCCTGGCTGCTCGCTGGAAGCTGCCCAGTGGCCTGAGTGGATGCAACTGAGGAGCAGGCGGCTGTATGGGAGGATAACAGGGTGGAAGCTTTGGCGATGGTAGGACCTTCATCCACAGGTTGGAGAGAAGAACTAGGCTTGTCGTCGGTGTGGAAGGAAGAAGAGAGAGTCTACAAAGAAAAGGTATAAATCAAATGAAAATTGATGTAACTAAAAAAACCCTTATTTTATAgataaacaacaacataaaaggGACTCTATAACTCtacacagtggatccctgcacagtCCATCTCCACagatttttgaacaaaaaataaaatgttttagttGTTGGAAAAGACGTCCATTTATGCTTTTGTGCTgcgaaaacacatctcattcagcaTAAAATACACAGCAAACATGTACAACATAACAATGTAATGTACGTGTTAGATGGAGGCGCCCTGTGTGGCTGCAGAAGCATCATTTTGGACTTTGTTGGAATCCTCAAAACTCGCAGCGAGGTGAACAGAAGTTACTATATGGTCGTTACAGCCAACCAGTGGGGATTATGTAGGCGTGGCATTGGAGGAACGCTTACATTATCTTTGACTGCTATCTCAGATGAGCCACAGCGTAGCACTGCTAGCCTCAAGACCAGGATAAAGGCTAGACCGTGACTCAGATTGCATCTGTTTCTCTTTCATTATCATTCGTTAGCCGTGAGTAACCTTTGCATTTTacaattgaaaatgtttttaataagtgtgtgatgcATATTACAGG contains:
- the slx4 gene encoding structure-specific endonuclease subunit SLX4 isoform X2 — encoded protein: MNDSDQDFVDLCSKLLKRSRKKVEPKHQGRSDQKPSSQPSDGDKKRSKEGHVSHRVASESQCGRSVVVGKGGNDSGDAMAASGQRTEKWVGAKETVLKRMEHFKRTSPPRMVHKSQPVEMEQGGHPDPPQSDIPQSSASDFHLRLVDNDEVLAMRLQQELDREAAQAHTLDLDDGGLFFCQICHRDLSHMTPEGRTQHINRCLDDTEHQIAAPPPPSNPRPPGVPDCPICGKRFKSQNSRSTHLKRCSSDMGVSPADLLQALQRQAEERQSAAATNMNLQTGGAKRKGTTKSGVPAKKKPKKKSEPLDEDTMVALALSSSLLEQHKEQQSTSHTQTASHSSMSPALKWRSGKGRGKRKKGAVPRPPPILLIQDADAALTRLQERVSALLLRSRAPSPPTPTRRPSALSVLNGAAPLWQKSALLNRDTTSFLDFFVPELKDFITPWESPQTLSSSFHTDDKPSSSLQPVDEGPTIAKASTLLSSHTAACSSVASTQATGQLPASSQALKDLVELADDITAHAHYHHTAPCPGKDSSTTNLQVSGFLIDEKADLCVSGFFPETEHTPSHDLQDQAGKSLCQPGAAKECINQLSVPLSTLVSNLSSMVNNPQLSDLQLQVDSGEVFFAHSFMVYARCPLLAQMVHESGFGVQEEGMPAAQRVLISDMPGQAVLVLLQYLYTARFSLPSSLQPHVLELASRFDLQELQQLCEFTAEDASAEYDDGDSTNHVEPLSSRTDKDLTALFNSMWSHDDDADGDGGDESGLEKAVDATLSDREIHDEQVNQEELDEIYEFAATQRNRDEEKERMEESERDDGGVFSKQTEPRRTSAEYSEKIPQKFDSHLDHSLESSYNRLFSDTEGVYKEEEPSFCHPSSSISKWQKNVSPHASSSSKLSARALLQSSASVGSDLSPNTSNLPVPGVSPDQEGNCSSPGVKETAVQKDWLCLKPKSHVPLISNSRHKKEPELIVLSDSSEEMEVAAAKVSPESKQSYTHLKPSVSSEEKHEPSPNQPILGSEQMNVDCSPEVSWLIPSTPVCSSPTRTSRDSSTQTKSSICRTQLFPKDDSSMSSTFNNRPQAPKSVSTHVGRMGGSDAMLKLDNPEVDSPMFTNPKPLHLSTLSHHHSSSKQETSLLLRNKPYSSTPLHADVLQHHVRPDTSLLCTAPDVQRSLSEEGHGSAFESPEKMEFGSLHFSPFSDPSDPPSCTSHTSVQKRSKPSSESPAGPISKLTRSRMTSEEEKLEAELDRRSKNEGEQVEARGETGLPDAEQSCFEQSFMPMDEPPIAFNDSWGFDACDDVAGNPGCFSLRLDDSGGSSRQEQNPGERRVNGSASFTSSCSPPKILTLLPSTSKNSLTFMPSPPHPTTRNLTEMTDSVLVANIWDSWGEDEEEILPLSQRLKPPAQLKTPSSSDNKRHHTLEPITPMPNYSDMDTPELKNKLNRFGVRALPKRQMILKLKEIHQYTHQLLSSEDEDEAQTKLPPSKPSAAGCSSCHRVQFKEPRVPAAISPGKHDKGEEADTEPLSNSQDSNASSTTASEESERPNPELCPSSGGDSDSDGGISASQAATRLQDRLQAVRSFILSDSDLYNQILQYQPLVLSQLQERLKAAGIRLGAAKLVDYLDTQCITFTTAKPGQPAPSRRRVRKTGKKAKAAGKRGAPAQPPKL